ATCGACCACTGTTTCGGTTCTCTCTCACTCACCGGATCACTGTCCCGGCAGACCCACTGCCCGACTCCGCCGTCGCTTCTCCGGCGGAGCACTATTTCGGCAGATCttcctctctctttctttcttctctctttttttttcaacaGTTAAGATCTGCTCCAGCCACAACTCCGACGAGATCTAAAAGGCTTAGATATGTCCGGAGAGGATTAGATCAGACTGGAAAGGCTTTTCCGGCGAAGCGTTTGGTCTCCTCTTGCATTTTCTGGCGGGTACAAGCAAATACCGGCTACACCCAACTTTTCCGACGACATTTAGGATTCCGGTCAGTATCTTTGTCATATTCGCTCCGGGCCAGGTTCTATCTTTCCTTCCCTCAATTGATTATTTGTGCTCctgtttatattttattttagtatcACTTTCTGATCAGTTTGCTTAGTGTTCTTCTTTCCTAGTTCCTACCATTAGTGTTTATTACCTAGTGTGTGTTGTCTCTCTATTATATACTTTATATTGTCAATTATTAGCTCGTTGCTTGTACTCTTTGGATTTATCTGTTATCAGTTTATCACTTTGTAGGTCATATCGTTTTAGTGACTTTGGTTACTGATGGTGGACTAGGATCATGTCCTCAATTGGGGTTGAAGGCGTGGGGAAATAGTGGTAAGAAGGGGACATGTTTTCTTAAGTTGAGAGTAGGATCGTGGTACATAGGGTCGCTTACAGGGAAGTCCATAGAGCTAGTGAAGAGTCTTAAgaggagaaaaaataatatagctTGTCTTCAGGAGACTAGATGGGTAGGTACCAAAGCTCGAAATGTGGATGGATTTAAATTATGGTATTCATGAGGCTCTAGAGATAGAAATGGAGTAGGTATTCTAGTTGACGCGGATCTTAGTGAGTGTGTGGTGGAGGTAAAGAGGATTAGTGATAGAATGATATTTATTAAGCTAGTTATAGGCAAACTTTTTGTGAACGTTGTTAGTGCGTATGCACCCCATGTGGGCCTGGATGAGGAAGTTAAAAGGCtctttttgggaggatttgggtGAGTTAGTGAGAGGTATATCGAGTATCGAAATGATTTTCATTGGGGGAGATTTCAATGGTCA
The genomic region above belongs to Solanum dulcamara chromosome 5, daSolDulc1.2, whole genome shotgun sequence and contains:
- the LOC129889175 gene encoding uncharacterized protein LOC129889175 isoform X2, with the protein product MTIAMYTPAHVSSSVLNSRFLRPPLRRSLLPSRCHRNFSLTCALLPEKRRQSRRLVNIALGVLLQWLALPKDAVGGSPFDKYVKSETAGKNRPLFRFSLTHRITVPADPLPDSAVASPAEHYFGRSSSLFLSSLFFFQQLRSAPATTPTRSKRLRYVRRGLDQTGKAFPAKRLVSSCIFWRVQANTGYTQLFRRHLGFRSVSLSYSLRARFYLSFPQLIICAPVYILF